From one Alicyclobacillus acidocaldarius subsp. acidocaldarius Tc-4-1 genomic stretch:
- the priA gene encoding replication restart helicase PriA, with the protein MTARTARVAEVVVDGTALFLDKRFDYAVPAGMDVSPGVRVVVPLRDSFRSGIVWAVREAADAGRLRPLARVMDRVPVLTSDQMRMAEWLCDRYAATLPEAVSAILPGAFRVRVRKVIVSSADASVPDDVQASALFRWIADAEPEWSELRARSKADERAVRAWLEAGFVREEIRVDEAVGEKRRAYLVACVPDEDLRLEAERRRRRARRQSEILLRLADEREVLWDRQAYPPSSVAPLIQAGLVAVXERRVRRAFASLDKDAPWPELTTYQAAAVRELSEMARQGHGVALLHGVTGSGKTEVYMHLIRAAIEDEGQALVLVPEIALTPQLVQRFERRFGSRVAVLHSGLSLGERREEWTRVLEGDASVVIGARSAVFAPMRKLRLVVIDEEHEPSYKQEDAPHYDAREVAMWRAREAGALLVLGSATPSLASMFRVERGGARLVSLPVRANRRPLPPVDVIDMREELRAGNRSIFSRRLAAELERTVAEGMQAILFLNRRGYAHAALCRACGHSMECPRCDIHLTVHRKTSGHVLVCHYCGHEEPLVRRCPTCGEDALVPYGLGTEQVEQHLLRTWPAMRVLRMDLDTTRRKGALESIIDRFQRGEADVLVGTQMIAKGLDFPRVRLVGVVAADAMLTLPDYRANERAFQLLTQVAGRAGRADTDGITLIQTYQPGHRAIEAAKSHDYRMFYERERESREFFRYPPFCELAVFLASHSEERLARGAAARFERELARSPSAASLTVLPAGPSGIRRIDNVYRYQVVMKYAAWQDVKEDVVRAYRLVKEKMNRLGGSAVLDVNAQRIG; encoded by the coding sequence ATGACCGCTCGGACCGCCCGCGTCGCGGAGGTGGTGGTCGATGGGACGGCGCTGTTTTTGGACAAGCGGTTCGATTACGCCGTGCCAGCGGGGATGGATGTCTCGCCGGGCGTGCGCGTGGTGGTACCGCTGCGGGACTCGTTCCGGTCCGGCATCGTCTGGGCGGTGCGGGAGGCCGCAGATGCAGGCCGGCTTCGTCCGCTCGCGCGCGTGATGGATCGAGTTCCCGTGCTCACGTCGGATCAGATGCGCATGGCGGAGTGGCTCTGCGACCGCTATGCCGCCACACTGCCCGAGGCCGTGTCGGCCATCTTGCCGGGGGCATTTCGCGTGCGCGTCCGGAAAGTCATCGTTTCCAGCGCGGATGCGTCCGTCCCAGACGACGTGCAAGCCTCGGCGCTCTTTCGCTGGATCGCCGACGCCGAGCCAGAGTGGAGCGAGCTTCGCGCGCGTTCCAAGGCGGACGAACGTGCCGTCCGGGCGTGGTTGGAGGCCGGTTTCGTCCGGGAAGAGATCCGGGTGGACGAGGCGGTGGGCGAGAAGCGGCGGGCCTACCTCGTCGCCTGCGTGCCAGACGAGGATCTCAGGCTCGAGGCGGAACGCCGGCGTCGGCGCGCCCGGCGCCAGAGTGAAATCTTGCTGCGACTTGCAGACGAGCGCGAGGTACTTTGGGATCGGCAGGCGTATCCGCCCTCGTCCGTGGCGCCCCTCATCCAGGCGGGACTGGTGGCTGTGNCGGAGCGGCGCGTGAGACGGGCTTTTGCCTCGCTCGACAAAGACGCGCCTTGGCCCGAGCTCACGACGTATCAGGCGGCCGCGGTGCGCGAGCTCAGCGAGATGGCCCGACAGGGTCATGGCGTGGCGCTGCTGCACGGCGTGACCGGAAGCGGCAAGACCGAGGTGTACATGCACCTGATTCGCGCGGCCATCGAAGACGAGGGGCAGGCCCTTGTGCTTGTGCCGGAGATTGCCCTTACGCCGCAGCTTGTGCAGAGGTTCGAGCGGAGGTTCGGAAGCCGGGTTGCCGTCCTGCATTCGGGATTGTCGCTCGGCGAGCGGCGCGAGGAGTGGACGCGGGTTCTCGAAGGAGACGCAAGCGTGGTCATCGGGGCGAGATCGGCGGTCTTTGCGCCGATGCGCAAGCTTCGGCTGGTCGTGATCGATGAGGAACACGAGCCGTCGTACAAGCAGGAGGATGCGCCCCACTACGACGCGCGCGAAGTGGCCATGTGGCGCGCGAGAGAGGCCGGGGCGCTCCTGGTCTTGGGATCGGCGACGCCGTCGCTCGCGTCCATGTTTCGGGTGGAACGAGGCGGCGCGAGGCTTGTCTCCTTGCCGGTTCGGGCGAATCGGCGGCCGCTGCCGCCCGTGGACGTGATCGACATGCGCGAGGAGTTGCGCGCGGGAAACCGGTCGATTTTCAGCCGCAGGCTCGCCGCGGAGCTGGAGCGCACGGTGGCCGAGGGCATGCAGGCCATCCTGTTTCTGAATCGCCGAGGCTACGCGCACGCAGCGCTATGCAGAGCGTGCGGCCACAGCATGGAGTGTCCGCGCTGCGACATTCACCTGACGGTCCACCGGAAGACGAGCGGGCACGTCCTTGTGTGCCACTACTGCGGGCACGAGGAGCCACTCGTCCGCCGCTGCCCCACTTGCGGCGAAGATGCGCTGGTCCCGTATGGACTCGGGACCGAGCAGGTGGAGCAGCACCTGCTGCGCACGTGGCCCGCGATGCGCGTATTGCGGATGGATTTGGACACCACGCGGCGAAAGGGAGCGCTTGAGTCCATCATCGATCGGTTCCAGCGGGGCGAAGCCGATGTGCTCGTGGGCACGCAGATGATCGCGAAGGGGCTCGACTTTCCGCGCGTGCGGCTGGTGGGGGTCGTGGCGGCCGACGCGATGCTCACGCTTCCAGACTATCGCGCGAACGAGCGCGCCTTTCAGCTGCTCACGCAGGTGGCCGGACGCGCAGGACGCGCAGACACGGACGGGATCACGCTCATCCAGACGTATCAGCCCGGGCATCGCGCCATCGAAGCGGCGAAGTCCCACGACTACCGCATGTTCTACGAGCGCGAGCGGGAGAGCCGTGAATTCTTTCGCTATCCGCCGTTTTGCGAACTGGCGGTTTTCCTCGCCTCGCATTCTGAGGAGCGGCTGGCGCGCGGCGCCGCGGCGCGGTTCGAGCGGGAACTCGCGCGTTCGCCGTCTGCGGCGTCCTTGACCGTGCTGCCGGCGGGGCCAAGCGGCATTCGGCGGATCGACAACGTGTATCGGTATCAGGTTGTGATGAAGTACGCCGCGTGGCAGGATGTGAAAGAGGACGTTGTGCGCGCGTACCGATTGGTGAAGGAGAAGATGAACCGGCTGGGCGGATCCGCCGTGCTCGACGTCAATGCCCAACGGATCGGTTGA
- the def gene encoding peptide deformylase, giving the protein MAIRIIRKGEDPVLRQKAHVVTQFTPAIHRLLDDMAETMYDADGIGLAANQIGILKRLVVIDVQPKEDSFQKRAWIELVNPEIIERSGVQREREACLSLPGLSGVVERAAYVRVRAQNRYGEFFEIEGRDLLARCLQHEIDHLDGILFTDYLRPEEIERQPVGESSR; this is encoded by the coding sequence ATGGCCATTCGCATCATTCGCAAAGGGGAGGATCCGGTGCTGCGGCAGAAGGCGCATGTCGTGACGCAGTTCACCCCGGCCATTCACCGGCTCCTCGACGACATGGCGGAGACCATGTACGACGCCGACGGGATTGGCCTCGCGGCCAATCAGATTGGGATTCTCAAGCGCCTCGTCGTGATCGACGTGCAGCCGAAGGAGGACAGCTTCCAGAAACGCGCCTGGATTGAGCTTGTCAACCCGGAGATTATCGAGCGAAGCGGGGTGCAGCGCGAGCGCGAGGCGTGTCTCTCTCTGCCGGGGCTCTCGGGCGTGGTGGAGCGCGCCGCCTACGTGCGGGTGCGGGCGCAGAACCGGTACGGCGAATTCTTTGAAATTGAGGGCCGAGATCTGCTGGCGCGCTGCCTGCAGCACGAGATTGATCACCTGGACGGCATCCTGTTCACGGACTACCTGCGGCCCGAGGAAATCGAGCGCCAGCCGGTCGGAGAGTCGTCGAGATGA
- the fmt gene encoding methionyl-tRNA formyltransferase: protein MTVRALFCGTPDFAVPSLDALCRLGYEVVVITQPDRPRGRSRTLAPPPVKVRALEIGLPVWQPERLRDAMEDIRRFAPDLIITAAYGKILSEALLRLPRVGSVNVHASLLPRWRGAAPIQRAIWAGDAETGITLMEMVRDLDAGPILAQERVTIEPTDTAGSLHDKLARLGGEVCERYLPLYVAGELVPVPQPAEGVTYAEKVTREDEWIDWTKSAAEIDRQVRALAPVPGATAALTTGEELKILTGRPVHMEPFGDPGEVEPRGEVVWVSCGAGIYEILELKPSGRRAMPAGAFWRGLRGEGVRMRGGARDDG, encoded by the coding sequence ATGACGGTTCGAGCGCTGTTTTGCGGGACGCCGGATTTTGCGGTGCCGAGCCTCGATGCGCTCTGCCGCTTGGGCTACGAGGTGGTCGTCATCACGCAGCCAGACAGGCCTCGCGGGCGATCCCGGACGCTGGCGCCGCCTCCGGTCAAAGTGCGAGCGCTGGAAATCGGCCTTCCGGTCTGGCAGCCCGAGCGCCTGCGAGACGCGATGGAGGACATCCGCCGTTTCGCGCCGGATCTCATCATCACGGCCGCGTACGGCAAGATCCTGAGCGAGGCGCTGCTGCGGCTTCCGCGCGTCGGATCGGTCAACGTGCACGCGTCCCTTCTCCCCCGTTGGCGCGGTGCGGCGCCCATCCAGCGCGCCATCTGGGCCGGCGACGCGGAAACCGGCATCACGCTGATGGAAATGGTGCGCGATCTCGACGCGGGGCCCATTTTGGCGCAGGAGCGCGTGACCATCGAGCCGACGGACACGGCCGGCTCGCTGCACGACAAATTGGCTCGGCTCGGCGGCGAGGTGTGCGAGCGGTATCTCCCGCTTTATGTCGCCGGCGAGCTTGTGCCCGTGCCCCAGCCGGCTGAAGGGGTCACCTACGCCGAAAAGGTGACGCGCGAGGACGAGTGGATCGACTGGACAAAAAGCGCGGCCGAGATCGACAGGCAGGTGCGGGCGCTCGCGCCGGTGCCGGGGGCGACTGCCGCGCTCACCACGGGCGAGGAGCTGAAGATCCTCACCGGCCGCCCCGTGCACATGGAGCCCTTCGGCGATCCCGGCGAGGTCGAGCCGCGCGGCGAAGTGGTTTGGGTGTCGTGCGGCGCGGGCATCTACGAGATCCTCGAGTTAAAGCCGAGTGGTCGCCGCGCGATGCCAGCGGGCGCGTTTTGGCGCGGGCTGCGCGGAGAAGGCGTGCGCATGAGGGGGGGCGCGAGGGATGATGGCTGA